The genomic window ATAAGGGGTTTCTAGAAATTATTTCTTAATGACCTTTTCTGTTTTTTAgtcataggccccaattaagtggtatatgccccaatttagccaggttattTTTGAATAAATTACATATCATATCTTGTATTTAaactttagtttgtttttttttgttagtgtCTACATTTGTAATATCAAGATTACACtattttatctcgtttatatcTTCGATTTATAGTAATAGGATTGTTGGTCTTTTAACTAAAATTAATGAGTATAAATGGGCTGGGAATATGGGTAAAAGATGCATAAATAAGGTCAGTTGGGACAGTGTTGTTAGTCATATTGAGTATAGGGGTTAAGGTATTAGAGcgtaaaaaccaaaatttggtataaaaACCAATCACAGTGGTATAGAGTAAAACCAAAACGGAGAGTGGTCTGAAATCCGGACCAAAACAATATTTGGTCGAGGAGGTTAAAAGTGTGTTTATACCATACGCAAATTAAAAGTTTATCTGGAATGAGACAAATGTATAAACTACACACGTAATCCAGATACAGATTAAAAGATCCAGATACAGATTAAAAGTATGTTTGATGGTGGGGCGGATGTTATACATCCGCTTCAATCAGGGTTCAAGTATAAAGTAGGGCGGGGTATAATGTTCGTTTGATGATAAGCGAAGATTTAAACTGCATTTGAACCAGGCGAACGTATTATATATGCTCGACCATATTTTGCTCATGTACCATAGCGTGGCAGCACAGAGTAAACCAAATTCTTTgagttatttttttggtttttgctcTTTGGTTGTACTCGCACCACCAAAGTTCCTCTTTCAGATATTAATCAGTAGTAtttttttccctaatagtttttttttgttgtttgtttaaATCTTTATgacatttttttataaaaaaagagaagAGTAGCTCAACTGAGCTATCTACTCAAAGGATACACAGGGTGATAATCTGGGCTATGTCTAGCTCCAAGATGCCCCTTAACACTGATATTAGAGTTATTACAGTTATCCTTAAGGATAATGTTTGGAGTAAACTATAAAGTAGACAAAAGTAACTGGATATTGGGACATTTCTAGTTAAAGTTTTGGAGTAAAGGAGAGCAACTAGATAGCCTAGTTAAGTTGGCCGCAATAGTGTTTTGTTGTGGAGCAAGTTTGATAAGCTTTCCTAACACAAAGTCAATTGCTTCAAAATTCCTGTCATTGTTTTGAGTAAACTATCCTTGAAATCTTTCCTGAACTTCTAATTGGTATCCTGTCTGAATGGCTTGTAATATTTCTTCTTCCTTTGTTGCAAAATCAATATTCGTCTGGTGCATTTCCTTGCTCCAGTTCAGTGCTAGATGAGCTCTCCTGCTTGCTCTGCCTGCTCTGCTGAGACCAGTTGTAGTGTCTTTGATGTTCCTTGCTCCCATACATTGACCTGTGAAAGCCATTGCCATAAAAGCAAAGTTAGTATAAGATGATAAATCACTATTAGCCATATTATTGTGAACTTCCAAGATGTGTATGTTAATAGTTATTCCaaatttttctttgttgtttttgATCATACTACTAAGACTTAGGTTTTGAGCATTGGAATTTTCTTGGTAGTAGAGATTGTTTAGAATATGTTCAGGGTTACGATTCACTCTAGAAAAGGTACATAGATATTGTGTGATTTTCAGAGCAGTAGAAGTAGCAGCAGATTTTATGTTTCTGAAAAACCAaatcacatctagctttccagatgAACCAACAAATGGTAGCAAAAGTTGCATTCCAGCTAGCAATGGGATTATTGGGAATAAACCAACTGTTGAACCAATCATGGAATGAAGTGTAAGAACTAAAGAGTTGATGATTCTCCCCAAAGAGAGTTTCCCAAACATCAGAAGCAGCTGGGAAAGTCAAGAAAACATGTGTGATGTCTTCAGGAGCATTCTTGCAGAAGTTGCATACGGGATTAATGTAGTTCAGGATGCTAGATGATTTGGCATTAGTTAGCAGAATGCCATGGCCATATTTCCAAGTAAAGAGTTGAATAGCTGGTGTAGTATAAAGTTTCCATATTTGACTCCAAGGAGCTATGAGAGTGTCATTAGCATACTTGACATTGATTTGCTTGTCATATAGGGATTTGACAGTGAATTTCCTTGTATGTGTCAAGCTCCACCTTATAGAGTCAACAGTGTTAGGGTTATGATTTGTCTGGAGAATGAGATTTTGAGTATCTTGTGTAAACCAAAGAGATAGGATGTTTGTGTCCCACTTTCCGTAGGTATTGAATAGTTGATTGACAGTTTTGAGGCTTGAGGGCATTGAGGTAGTTTTTGGATTATGTCAGGTAGGTTATGGATCCATCTATCCTCCCAAATGTGAATGTTTTTGCCATCCCCTATATCCCAGATATAGTATTTTTGAATGCAAGATATGCCTTCCAAgattcctttccatatccaagagtcAGTAGTCTTTGGCCTGGTGTCCATTCTGATAACTTCTTGATTTGGATAATGAGATGCCTTCATAGTGCTGCTCCATAGAGAGTTTGGTTCTTCAATTAATCTCCAAGAAATTTTTGAGATCATAGCTAGATTAAAGTACTCCATATTTTTGAATCCCAATCCCcctaattcctttggtttgttaaTAGCATCCCAAGCAATGTAGTATAAACCTTTAGATTTATCCCGTTCCTTATTCCAAAAGAAGTCCCTTTGTATAGCATTTATCTCTTTGCAGGTACCTTTTGGGATCTTAAAACAATTCATTTGATAAATGCTAGAGGTTGAggtgacatttggatcatagtAACTTTTCATGCTGTTGATAAGTTAGTTTTCCAACCAGCAAGTCTTTGTTTTAGTTTATCCACACAAGGCCTGAAATCTTGAACTTTGCTtctattggtgaagagaggagagCCCAAATATTTATCTGTACTGCTGATCCTTTTAAGCTCCATGGCACCACTTATGTTGTCTGCAATGTCTGGAGCAGTGTTTTTGCTGAAGAAGATTCCTGATTTAGCAAATGATCAACTGTCCAGAGGATTGACTAAAGTCTTGGAAAATCTTAATGAGATTGTTACATTCTTTCATATTGGCTTTGCAGAAAAtcatgcagtcatcagcaaagTGGATACATGAGCTTCATTGCAGATTTTAGTTCCATGAATAAGGTCTTGAGATTCTGCAAAGATCAGATATCTACAGAGGGCCTCCATGCAGAATAAGAATAAGTAAGGAGATAGTGAGTCTCCTTGTCTGAGACCTCTAGTTGGTTTGAAAAATTCTCCAGGAGAACCATTAACCAACACAACAAGGTTAGTAGTGGAGATGCATTGATGAATTAAGTTGCACCATTGAGCACTGAATCCCATCTGAGTCATAACTTTGATGCGGAATTCTCAATTAACCCTATCAAAAACTTTGTCCATGTCAATTTCTATACCCATAATACCATTAGCTCTTTTTTCCCTTTTCTGGTGTTCACATGGTTATGACATGATTATTGTTTTATGTAGATTTTTTCCTCTCCAAATTCAACCCCATTTCGTTGCAAGTGGCGCAGCAAATTTTGGCGTGTCAAAGGGGCGTTGAATATATATTCTTATTCAACTGTCCACGGAATTCATCTACCGACCTGTTTAGGAAAAATCAAACAAGGTGCCCCACTCGTTAGGCAACAAATTGTGTCAGACGGGACCAAAACCTCTCTTGTCTTTCTCTCTACCAGTAGTTTACTTTAGTAGCAGTGAGTGAGTTTAAAAAGACTGAAGAACGAAACTGAAAATGAAACAgaaaaaaacatgaaattaaGAATGAGATACTGCTTGCTGGTAATACTCATAATCAACTACTACAGTTTCTGTATATTTGCAGAACCAGTTTTTCTTCGAGAATACTGTTCAGGAGGTAATTACACTGCTAACAGTACTTACCAGTCTAACCTCAACCTCCTCCTCTCTTCATCACTCACTGTATTCCGAAGCGTAGTCAGTATCGTGAACGAACATCGAAGTGCAAGTTATGGGTTCAAACCTGATACTGCTTACGGGTCTTACCAGTGTAGAAGTGATCTTGAATCAAAAGATTGTGAAGCTTGTTTTGATTCAGTAACTGGAGATATTTTAAATAGCATTAGATGTCCAAATTCTAGACAAGGGATTGTATGGTATGAAGAATGTATTTTAAAGTACTCTAATGAATCGTTTATTCCAACCGTGCAAGAAAAACCAGTGTTTTATATCGTAAACGAAACTAAGGTTGCTAGTAATCAAGATGAGTTTAATAAGACCTTAGCTGGGTTGATGGATGGGCTAGTCAGAGAAAGTACTGCTTCTGAAGATAGTCACCAGTTTGCTACTGGAGAAGCAAATTTAACAGTATCTAAGAAGATATATGGATTGGTACAATGTACACCAGATATTTTGTCAAGTGATTGCAGGAACTGCCTTAACCGGGTTGTCAGGAATCTATCAGCATGTTGCCTTGGAAAAGTTGGTGCAAGAGTTCTTAATCCAAATTGTAACTTCAGATATGAGCTATATCCTTTCTATGAATCTAAGGTTATGAATGCAACAGCTCCTCAACCGTCCTTGCCTCCTCCAGCAAATGGTAAGTTGTACATTTACGTTCATGATCTTTCCGAAGTTCAATCTGTAACATAGAGCAAATACAAGTTTTTGGGATCTGAAATCAATAATTGATCTAGTTGTTGTGAATATCCATTCCAATGTATGTTATATATGTTTCTTGCAGCAAAGAGAAAGAACTCTTCTGCCAAATTTGCTATTATTATGGCCGTTCTTTCGGTTATTGCAGTACTCTGCATAATTGCAATTTGGTGCTTATGCTCACGAAAAGCATCAAGGAAAACAAAGAAATTTGATAGTGAGTACCTACAAGGATTGAATTAACATGTTCTGAAAGAGTTATTGTTTTAGTCATTAAGATTCTCACTTCTTGTTGTGTTGCTGAAGAAATTTATGAGATTCAGAGTGCTGAATCTGTCCAGTTCAACTTCGATACAATAAAAGCTGCCACTGACAATTTCTCTACTGCTAACATACTCGGGGAAGGTGGTTTCGGTCCCGTATACAAGGTATTACAAACATTTTTATATTGTTGAAGCTGTAATTACACTAGAACTTTTCAATGTTAATGTTCTAAATTGTCAACTCTTCATTCTGCCTGTTTCAATGTTTTTTTCCCAATCAGGGTACACTTTCTGATGCCCAAGAGATAGCTGTGAAGAGGCTCTCTAAAAATTCAGGTCAAGGCGAAGTAGAATTTAAGAACGAGGTTGTTTTACTTGTAAAACTGCAGCACAGAAACCTTGTGAAGCTTCTCGGTTTCTGCCTGGATGGACAAGAAAGACTACTTGTTTACAATTTCATGCCGAATTCAAGCCTGGATAGATTGATATTCGGTTTGCACCATATGCCCTGACTGTTTCTTTCTATTTTGGTTCCTATGGTTTCTTTCATTGTATGTAAATAGTGACTTACTTCATCATTTGCTCGAATGAATGTGTAGGCCCGGTTCCACGCACACATTTGGATTGGAAAAAACGCTATAAGATTATAGGAGGGATAGGAAGAGGGCTTCTTTACCTGCACGAGGATTCCCGACTTAAGATTATTCATCGTGATCTCAAGGCCAGCAATGTATTATTAGATGCAGACATGAACCCCAAGATTGCTGATTTTGGCATGGCTAGACTTTTCAAGGTGGATCAAACTCAAGCCAGTACAAATAGAATTGTTGGAACATAGTAAGTATTCATATTAAGCACAACATTGATATTCTACTTTCGTTAGTCAAGGCAATTGTTGAACAATTTTACCTGCAGTGGATACATGGCTCCAGAGTATGCAATGCATGGAAAATTCTCTGACAAAACAGATGTCTTCAGTTTCGGTGTCTTAGTTCTGGAGATTATTATCGGAAAAAAGATCAACGATCCAGAAATCTCTGGAGACCTTCTCAGCTATGTGAGTTGTATCTCTTTTTCTTCTGTAAACCCTTAAGTTGGACATTAACTCAGGGCTAGCTTGGAGCATAAGAACTTGATGACAAATTGTTGCAGGCATGGAGACACTGGAACAACGGGACAGCATTAGAAATGTTAAGTTCGAATTTGAAAGACAATCATTCTGAAAGTGAAGTAATGAGATGCATCCACATTGGATTATTATGTGTTCAAGAAAATGCAGCTGACAGACCCACTATGGCGAAAATCGTTCTAATGCTTAACTACTCTACTAATCTACCAGTACCATCAGTGCCTGCTCTTTTTTCTCATAGTTTCAAGAATCATGATCTTACTTGGGGAGCGAATACAGACCCATCAAGTGTTAATGAAGCTTCAATTACTGAATTATTCCCTCGATGATCAAATCAAAGTTTCTGTATACTCCACTATGATCTTCACTGAGTGTACTTTAACACTTGTTTGGGTGCTTAAATAAAATTTGGGTGCTTAAATAAATTTATCTTGTGGTATTTGTTCAGTTCTCTCACTGCTCATTCCATTTCTATCCCTGTTGTTAATGGCAAACACAATCATCCCTGGATTCAATCATATTCTCAAACGAATTCCcatcttttcttcttattcttcactGATTAGATGTCCGTCTCCTTTTCCTCCTCTTACTTCCACACCAATTAAGACTTCCTCCTCTCGTTTCACACTTCTTTCAGCTTCCATGAGCAGTGACAGTAACCCCACAAATGGTGAATCTCCAGTCAATCCACCACCAATCTCTACCAAAACTGTAAGATCCTTACCCTTTCTCCCTCCCTCTATCTCTCTGTGTTTCATATCATTTTgggatttaatttgattatttttttgtaCTTTTTTGATGGGTATTTTCAGGTTAGGGTTGTGGTGAAAGGAAGAGTACAAGGAGTATTTTATAGGAACTGGACAATTGAGAATGCTAATGAATTAGGCCTGAAAGGTTGGGTACGCAACAGAAGAGATGGCTCAGTTGAAGCACTTTTCTCTGGTGATCCTGATTCAGTCAGTAACATGGAAGAAAGATGCAGGCGTGGTCCAAGAGATGCTCTTGTTACTTCACTGCAAGTTTTTCCTTCTGCTGATGAGCCTGGAGATGCTTTTGTACGCTACCCAACTCTTTAATGTAGAAAAGATGCCACTTGCGAGCTTGTAGTGGTGTGCACCACTTGTGAACTTGCAGTGGCGTGCACCAAAAAGGGCAGGCCATGCTCTACGCATTTGCTTGTAATCGTGTGAATGAAGAATGGTTGTTTAATGAACTTAAGTTGCTTTTAATTGATATTGCTAGCAAACAACTCTCTAATGCATGACATGGCCATTGCATTACTTCTTAATTCTTGCATCCAACAAGGAAATGTTGCAGAAAATTGATGTGTACAGTTCCATGATTACATAATCTAGTCGAACAAAAATACAAACTcgagaaagaaagaacaaaataAGTGGAAGAAATAAAACATAGATGACACTGAACAAACATGGACAATACAAAGCTAATCACACTTTCGGCTTACTGACAGATACTTTAGATGGCTTGTGGATGAGTTGCAGCCTACATTGAGAGCTAGTTTTCCTTCGCTGTTTTGTCATCATTCCACTCACGAATGCAGCTTTCTTCATTCAATACCCATTGCAGCAAATACCAATTCTCAACTTTTATACAACAACAACACCTTGACTACATACATTTACCCAAAAAATTACCTATCATATATTGTGGCCATGACAATCACAGAACAGAGATGACTCTCCTGTTTCATGAGGTCATGTGACTTCATGGGCTATCTTCGGCGTCAGGTTCAGCTTTCCGTTGCATGAGTTCAAGAAGATTACCCGCTTTTCTTTTGGCTCTATCTGTACCATTCTCTGACAACTCTTTTAATGCCTCCTCTGCTCCAAGATCCTTCAAAGTTTTTAGACGTTGCACGTCACCAGTACAGAGTGACCACAACACAGCTGCGGCGTTCTCACGGTTTCTTGGTGATCCAGTCCTCATTACATCGATTAAAGCAGGGATTGGTTCAGCTAGACCTATTGCAGTTTTCCCCTCATGGTGGCTTGCAAGGATTGCCATTATAGCAAGTGCTTCATCCACCATCCCACCACCAGCATCCTTAAGCAGCCTCATCAAAGGCACCACAATTCCAGCTCTAACAGCCCTCACCTTGTTTCCCTGATAGATTGAAAGGTTAAATATTGCAGTTGCAGCATCTTTTTTCCCTCGAGGGCTTCCCTGGCACAGCAAGTCAATAAGAGCTGGGATGGCTCCTGCTGCGCCTATTGCCACCTTGTATTCATCTACAACAGATAAACTGAAAAGAGTTGCTGCTGCATTCTCTCTTGCTTCCATGCTGCCGGATTTTAGCACTTCAACTATATCAGGTATTGCCCCAGCATTGACTATATTACCCTTGTTAGTCTCATTTATTGAAAGATTGAGGAGTGCCGTAACTGCGTGTTCTTGAGTCCTATTATCAGGGGATGATAGTAGCTCTACAAGCAAGGGAATAACTCCTGCATCCGCAATGCAAACTCTGTTATCAGCATTCCTTTTTGCTAACAACCGGAACTCACCTGCAGCTGCTCTTTGTTCTTCTGGGTTACCATGTGACAGTTTCTGTAACAAGGCTTCTATACCAGCTCGATCACGATCTGGAACAGAAttgattgagtttttgttttTACAGCTCCCTTGATTCTTTGGCAGTTCAATCCCGTTGCTCTCACACCACTGAGCTATCAGACTCTTCAATACATAGTTTGGTGTGAGGGCTGTGTGTGACAAGGTCTGCTGAGTTTTGGGACAAGTCTTGTGCCCAGCATCTAGCCATTTTTGGATGCATGTACGCTCATAAGTCTGCAAATGAAAGTTCAAATCATTAGAGAATGAGAAACCAGACCATAACTAAACCAACAGTTTTCAAGGCAGACGGAGATCAAGACCTGTCCAGTAGAGACAATGACTGGATCCTTCATCAATTCGAGTGATATAGGGCACCGAAAATCATCAGGGATGACCGGGGATCTGCTTCTCATAAAGACCTTCTCATTTTCGGAAGTTTCTGCTCCTGTGTTTTCAGCGAGTACAGAGTCTTTAAGCTTTTTAAGCAGTACAGACATCTCTTCGAGCCAATCTCCTGGATCTCCACCGCTGGAGATAACCATTTCATGCAAAGCAAGAGATTCTTTCTTTAGATCATTTATAGTCTTAAGTTGCAGTTTTTCTGAAAGCCTTTTTAGGATCGCAGGGTCGGGATCTTTTTCATTTTGGGCCGAGTACAAATCCATGTATAGTTGTACATCCGGTGAGTCCGATCTTTCTTTTGCCCTCCTGAACTGAGCATGCACTAGCTCAATCTGGAAAGTGCAAAACAA from Papaver somniferum cultivar HN1 unplaced genomic scaffold, ASM357369v1 unplaced-scaffold_19, whole genome shotgun sequence includes these protein-coding regions:
- the LOC113338854 gene encoding U-box domain-containing protein 14-like — protein: MEDSERELVVNELFEIVREISVFPECKNTSKKLYSNLLRRVKLLSPLFEELKDSEVLIDEDEIRGLGCLKVGLEAAKNLLRSVNEGSKLFQALQKDNIVKHFHDVTEQIEQALGEISYDKLNISEEVHEQIELVHAQFRRAKERSDSPDVQLYMDLYSAQNEKDPDPAILKRLSEKLQLKTINDLKKESLALHEMVISSGGDPGDWLEEMSVLLKKLKDSVLAENTGAETSENEKVFMRSRSPVIPDDFRCPISLELMKDPVIVSTGQTYERTCIQKWLDAGHKTCPKTQQTLSHTALTPNYVLKSLIAQWCESNGIELPKNQGSCKNKNSINSVPDRDRAGIEALLQKLSHGNPEEQRAAAGEFRLLAKRNADNRVCIADAGVIPLLVELLSSPDNRTQEHAVTALLNLSINETNKGNIVNAGAIPDIVEVLKSGSMEARENAAATLFSLSVVDEYKVAIGAAGAIPALIDLLCQGSPRGKKDAATAIFNLSIYQGNKVRAVRAGIVVPLMRLLKDAGGGMVDEALAIMAILASHHEGKTAIGLAEPIPALIDVMRTGSPRNRENAAAVLWSLCTGDVQRLKTLKDLGAEEALKELSENGTDRAKRKAGNLLELMQRKAEPDAEDSP
- the LOC113338852 gene encoding putative receptor-like protein kinase At4g00960; the encoded protein is MKLRMRYCLLVILIINYYSFCIFAEPVFLREYCSGGNYTANSTYQSNLNLLLSSSLTVFRSVVSIVNEHRSASYGFKPDTAYGSYQCRSDLESKDCEACFDSVTGDILNSIRCPNSRQGIVWYEECILKYSNESFIPTVQEKPVFYIVNETKVASNQDEFNKTLAGLMDGLVRESTASEDSHQFATGEANLTVSKKIYGLVQCTPDILSSDCRNCLNRVVRNLSACCLGKVGARVLNPNCNFRYELYPFYESKVMNATAPQPSLPPPANAKRKNSSAKFAIIMAVLSVIAVLCIIAIWCLCSRKASRKTKKFDKIYEIQSAESVQFNFDTIKAATDNFSTANILGEGGFGPVYKGTLSDAQEIAVKRLSKNSGQGEVEFKNEVVLLVKLQHRNLVKLLGFCLDGQERLLVYNFMPNSSLDRLIFGPVPRTHLDWKKRYKIIGGIGRGLLYLHEDSRLKIIHRDLKASNVLLDADMNPKIADFGMARLFKVDQTQASTNRIVGTYGYMAPEYAMHGKFSDKTDVFSFGVLVLEIIIGKKINDPEISGDLLSYAWRHWNNGTALEMLSSNLKDNHSESEVMRCIHIGLLCVQENAADRPTMAKIVLMLNYSTNLPVPSVPALFSHSFKNHDLTWGANTDPSSVNEASITELFPR